The Bacteroides sp. genome includes the window TGAAGCGCGTTTCTTTCTCTATTTTGGACAATCACTTGAATCCCATTTTTGTAAAACATAAAACCAATTTCGCCCTTCAAAACACAAAGGAAAGCCTTGATATTGTATTGAGGTTTATTAAAGATTGCATGAAGGAAACCAATATTCAATCGCGTGAGATCATTGGGATGGGTGTTGGTATTACGGGAAGGGTTAAAAAGTCGGATGGGGAATCCTTAACCTATTTTAATTTTATGGGTAAACCGCTGGCCCATTATTTTTCAGAAGTTTTTCATTTGCCCGTTTTTTTGAATAATGATACCCGTTGTTTTGGGATGGCGGAGAAAATTATTGGCAAGGCCCGGAATGTTTCCAATGCCATAATCATTAATCTTAGTCGCGGGTTAGGTACGAGTTTGATCATAAATAACGCCGCAGTTGAAGGCGGGGCTGGTTTTGCGGGTGAACTGGGGCATATGCAATGGGGGTTAAATGACAAGGTCTGTATTTGTGGTAAAAGGGGATGTCTGGGTAATGAAGTTTCCGGCTATACTTTAGAAGAGCAATTTAAGGAAAGGATCAGTAAAGGGGAAAAGTCTCTTGTCCTGGATCAGGTATCAGCAGATGAGATTCGTTACGATGATATTTTAAATGCAGCCAATAAAGGTGATGCTCTTTCTATTGAATTGCTTCAGCAGATGGGATTGCGATTGGGAAGAGCCCTGGGGAATATTATCAATTTGTTGAATCCTGAATTGATTATTATTGGAGGAAAATTTGCCAAGGCACGGGATATTCTGGTTGATCCGGTAAAGACGGGTATGGCCAGTTCGGCCCTGGTAAGTCCACTAAAATATTGCGAAATAGATTTTTCAGAAATGGGTGACCTGGCCGGGATGAAGGGTGCAGGGGCCCTGGTATTGGAACATTTTGAGTTTATTAAATAATCAGGCCCCGGGGTTTGGTTTTGGATCATTTTTTTTACATTAAACCTTGACCTATGAAAGGTAAACTGACAGTCCTTATCTTTTTGGCTGGTATCTTTTTAAGCCTTCAGGGATATGGG containing:
- a CDS encoding ROK family transcriptional regulator encodes the protein MKKLIDNYLKPVKSSDNGSRLNDQKMRIIQAISQRREALTIPELSAELKITAPTCIKLVNQLVAAGIINEIGKKQTRSGRKPSLYALDGSNFQVIGVEILMKRVSFSILDNHLNPIFVKHKTNFALQNTKESLDIVLRFIKDCMKETNIQSREIIGMGVGITGRVKKSDGESLTYFNFMGKPLAHYFSEVFHLPVFLNNDTRCFGMAEKIIGKARNVSNAIIINLSRGLGTSLIINNAAVEGGAGFAGELGHMQWGLNDKVCICGKRGCLGNEVSGYTLEEQFKERISKGEKSLVLDQVSADEIRYDDILNAANKGDALSIELLQQMGLRLGRALGNIINLLNPELIIIGGKFAKARDILVDPVKTGMASSALVSPLKYCEIDFSEMGDLAGMKGAGALVLEHFEFIK